The DNA segment ACGTATCAGAGAGACAGCTGCACCCACGTCATAAGCAAGGAGAACACCTCGGAGTTCTCCGTGCCCGATGCACTGCAGGAACTGCAGGACACCACGTTGGGTTCGCTTTTATCCGCCTTGATGCCATACTGTGACCCTCCTCAGCGGAGGTTCCCTCTGGAGAAGGGCATTCCACCACCGTGGTGGCCCAACATGTCGGAGGAGTGGTGGCGGGAGATGGGCGTGCCCAAGGATCCAAGTCCTCCACCCTACAAGAAGCCGCATGACCTGAAGAAAGCATGGAAAGTAAGCGTTTTGATCGCGGTCATCAAGCACTTGATGCCGGACATTGAGAAGATCCAACGGCTCATCGAGAAGTCCAAGGGCCTTCAGGATAAGATTACAGCGAGGGAAGTTGACATACTGAACGCCGTTCTTAGACATGAACTGAAGAAGTATTTCGGGCACCAACATAattctcctccgcctcctccatcCATGGTGGGGCAAAGCTGCAGGGAGGCTGTGGGGGATGCCTCCACTTCCCGTATCGATGAGCAGCCTATCTCGGAGGCCATGCAGGAGGAATCCATGAATGTGACGCAATACTTAGCCATGGACGTGAACATGTTTACGAGACCGAACCTTACAAGCTATGAACTTGGACCTCAAGATCAATCTCGAGGAAGTATTCACCAAGATAAATTCGGACACATTCATCATTGTGTAGCTTCAGCTTCTCATGGCAATCAGCCACTGGCAAATCCGTATGGTCCCTGTGTGCCTGTCCCGGCTGATAGCCCTGTCCTTCCGAGTGGAGGTATTGAGATGAGACATCAAGGAACTTCCAGTTCTGACATGCATCTCTTTCAGACAAGACTAAATCAGGACCAAGCTCCTCTCCCGGAAGTGATGAAGGTGGAAATAGATCCTCTTTTTTCAAGTTCAGTTCAAGAAGATGAAACGGGGACAAGCATCACCAGAGAACTTGCCAACTTAATGCAACCTCAGATCTTCCCCAGTGATGAGACAGCATCTTTTGAATCCATCTTTGGACATAATTTTGACATCGGTCCTGCTTCTTACTTCTCAACCACGGACCAATCTAGTCGAATACCATATTCATTTCATGAACTGGATGAATATGACTGGTCCAAAGATTTCGGCAACTGATGGTATTGTCATAGCTCCATGAAAACAGCGTCTAAGTTACTTGTATTCCTAATGTTGACAACTGTTGAAATAATGGAATCTTACATACTTGATACTTCTCTTGCAAAAGTACTCGGGTGCCTGTCCTCCTAACAGTCCGA comes from the Musa acuminata AAA Group cultivar baxijiao chromosome BXJ2-8, Cavendish_Baxijiao_AAA, whole genome shotgun sequence genome and includes:
- the LOC135620374 gene encoding protein ETHYLENE-INSENSITIVE 3-like 1a, giving the protein MIQQSSASLLDYSQEQSRRKKLARNLEKILNEMLELVEEGLAQGFIYGIVPYKGKPVSGVSNNLRKWWKETVRFDRNGPAAISTYQRDSCTHVISKENTSEFSVPDALQELQDTTLGSLLSALMPYCDPPQRRFPLEKGIPPPWWPNMSEEWWREMGVPKDPSPPPYKKPHDLKKAWKVSVLIAVIKHLMPDIEKIQRLIEKSKGLQDKITAREVDILNAVLRHELKKYFGHQHNSPPPPPSMVGQSCREAVGDASTSRIDEQPISEAMQEESMNVTQYLAMDVNMFTRPNLTSYELGPQDQSRGSIHQDKFGHIHHCVASASHGNQPLANPYGPCVPVPADSPVLPSGGIEMRHQGTSSSDMHLFQTRLNQDQAPLPEVMKVEIDPLFSSSVQEDETGTSITRELANLMQPQIFPSDETASFESIFGHNFDIGPASYFSTTDQSSRIPYSFHELDEYDWSKDFGN